The Vicinamibacteria bacterium genome segment AGGATCCTGTAGTGTCCGAGAGTCTCTCCGATCAAGGCTCTTCCTTGGTTTCCGGCGATTTGCCGTAGGAGACGGGGAAATTCTAACGCGGGCCGTCGCTCGATTCGAACGAGACCTCCTCTTCCATGCAACGGAACACCTTCTCGGTAACGCGATCCGAGGAAGCTCGATGAGATACAATTGATCGGATCGCCATGTCGCTGAGCGTCGAAAGTTACTGGCCGTTGCTCCTGATTCCCGCCGTGCTCTTCCTGTTCTGGGTCCGGCGACGCACCGAAACGTCCCTGAGCCGGCGGCATCTTGCCGCCCTGACCTTGGTGCGAGCGGCCGTCGCGTCGATGTTGCTCCTGACCCTCATGCGCCCCCATTTGAATCGGCCGAGCACGGACATATCGGCGATTTTTGTGGTCGACGTTTCCCGCAGCATCGCGCCCGAGTTCCTGAGCGCCGCCATACAGTGGTGTGCCGACGCCGTTGCGACGGGGCGGCCCGCCCATGCCCGGTTCATTGGATTCGCTGGGGATGCGGCCATCGTGGAGCGCGCCGACGAGCTCGGTAGGATCGCCGTGTACGACGGCGCTTCGGTCGAGAGGGGTGCGAATGGCACTCAGGGCGTCATCGACCAGAGCCGCACGAACATCGAGCGGGCTCTCCGCCAGGCGATGGGAAGCTTCGCCCCCCACAGCCTGAAGCGATTGGTTCTCGTCACCGATGGGCACGAGACCGAGGGGGACTTGAGCTCGGTGCTGCCGGAGCTCGAAGCCGACGCGGTGCGGGTCTTCACCATGCCCGCAGCTGCCCGATCCGAAGGCGATAGCTGGATCGAGCGAATCGAAGTCCCCGAGGGCCTTCGCGCCAAGGAGATGGCAGAAGTCGGCGTCCTGGTGTTCAGCCGGGTCCCGAAGGAGGCGACCGTGGGGCTCGAGACCCCGTCCGCGCGTCTGGCGGAAAAATCATTGACGCTCCCGCCGGGCTTCAGCCGCGTGAGCTTCGAAGTACAGCTTCCCGACGAAGGGATCGTCGATCTTCTGGCGAGGATCGATACCGCCAGTGACCCGTTTCCCGTCAACGATCAGCGTCTTCAGACCGTGTCCGTGGGGCCGGCTGCCCGGATTCTGTACGTCGAAGGGCATCCGCCGAGCGCTCCCTACTTCAGAAACGCCCTCGAGTCTGCCGGCTTCGAAGTCGTCCTGGTGCCGGGTGTTTCCTTCGCAAGGTCGGGCTTATCGCTCGGTGAGTTCGACGCCATCGTTCTCAGCGATGTGTCCGCCGGAAGCCTCGACGAACGCATCATGCTCGAGCTCGAAAGCTACGTCCGAGACCAGGATGGTGGCCTCATCTTCGCGGCGGGCGAAACGAGCTATGGAGAGAAAGGTTACTCGGACACAATCGTGGAGCGGGTGCTTCCGGTGCAGTTTCGCGTCGAAGAGAAATGGAAGGATCTCTCGCTCGTCGTCGTTCTCGACAAGTCCTACAGCATGTACGGGAGGAAGATCGCGCTCGCCAAGGAGGCGACGAAGGCGGCGCTCGATTTGCTGGAAGATACGCACCGGTTCGGGGTGGTCACCTTCGACTGGAATCCCTACACCACGATTCCGCTCCAGATGGCGTCGAACAAGGAATGGATCAAGGAAGGCATCAGCCGCATTCAGGCGAGCGCACAGACGAACATCTATCCCGCACTCGAACGGGCCTACGAGCAACTGATCGAAAGCCCCTCGAAAGTCAAACACGTCATCCTGCTCTCGGATGGCAAGACCTATCCCGACGACTACGAGGAGCTCGTGAAGCGCATGGTCGAGGACGAGATTACCGTCTCGACGGTCGCGGTGGGCGAGGAGGCGGACCAGGAGCTCTTGGCCGCCATCGCCGATTGGGGCAGCGGTCGCAGCTACTTCATCCTCGACGCCGAGAAAGTCCAGCAGATCTTCATCGAGGAGACCCAGATCGCCCTCGAGGCGACGCTCGTCGAGGAAGCGTTCAAGCCAGTCCTCAAACGGGAGATCGAGGCACTGAAAGACGTCGACTTCGACGAGGCTCCCTCTCTGCGCGGCTACGTGAGCACGCTTCCCAAGGAAGGAGCCGAGGTCGTCCTCGAAGCGAGAGACGAGGACCCGCTGCTCGCGCGTTGGCACTACGGAATGGGACGCGCGGTCATGTTCACCTCCGACGTCAAGAATCGATGGGCGACCGACTGGCTCGCGTGGGAGGGTTACGGCCGCTTCTGGGCACAGATCGTGCGAGAGACGATGCGGAGGCAACATGGCGCGGAGGTGGATTTCCGCGTCGAGAGAAAAGGGGACGCCGCCGAGATCGATCTCTCCGTCGTGGATGAGAACGGCGAGTATCCGAAAGACCTCGAGCCCGTGATTCGGGTGAGCGGGCCGAGTCGGGACGTATCGACGGTTCGGATGCGGCAGACGGCCCCTGGCCAATACCACGCCTCGGTCGCCGTGTCGGTCTCGGCCGAAGCCCCGTGGCGATTCGAGCTTTCGGAAGACGGGCTCTCACCCGACCTCGCCGCCAAGGTCGGCGGCACGCGGAGCGTCTCCTATTCCTACCCCGACGAGTACCGCTTCTATCCACCGGATCTGGAGAAACTCGAGACCATTGCACGGGAAACGGGAGGGCAGTTCCAGCCGGAGGCGGCGGACATCTTCTCGGACTTCGGTGAACGCGCGAGAGTACCGACCGATTTGTGGCCGATCACGGCATTGCTCGGCCTGTTACTCTATTTGTTGGACATTGCCATGAGACGAGTACCCTGGCTCTGGCAGAGACTCACCGATTGAGCAGCCCTCTCACCGCCGTTACCCCCGTTCGCGAACGCGTCATCGGTCGAATCCGAGGACCGCTTCCCGGGCCGATGCTGGTCCTGGTGGGATCGATTCATGGCAACGAGCCAGCGGGGGTCAATGCGCTCGAGCGGGTCACACGCGCTCTGGGAGACGAGACCGTGTCGAGCGGCGATCTGCTCGCACTGGTCGGAAACCTGCCCGCGCTCGAAGCCGGCCAGCGCTTCATCGACGAGGACTTGAACCGACACTGGTCGAGCGAGCGTCTCGCCGGCGCCCTGGCCACGGTGGAGGACCGACAGAGAAAGGACCTCTTCCAGAACCTCTCGCGCGGCTTCGCCGAAGCACGCGGCCCCATCGTTCTGCTGGATCTTCACACGACCTCGGGCGAGGGCACGGTTTTCGCCGTATTCGCCGATACCCTTCGCAGCCGCAACTTCGCGCGAGGATTTCCCGTTCCCGCGGTGCTCGGACTCGAAGAGCAGCTGGAGGGAACCCTGGTGGACTACGTCGGGTCTCTGGGTCACGTGGCCGTCGGTCTCGAAGGAGGCCAACACGACGACCCCGAATCGATCGAGAACCTGGCCTCGGCAGTTTGGCTGGCTCTCGGAAAGCTCGAAATGCTGTCGTCGGGAGCCCGCCCGCTCGCCGCGGACGCCCATCGTCGGCTTCGACGGGCCGCCGACGAAGTCCCTCGAAT includes the following:
- a CDS encoding succinylglutamate desuccinylase/aspartoacylase family protein — encoded protein: MSSPLTAVTPVRERVIGRIRGPLPGPMLVLVGSIHGNEPAGVNALERVTRALGDETVSSGDLLALVGNLPALEAGQRFIDEDLNRHWSSERLAGALATVEDRQRKDLFQNLSRGFAEARGPIVLLDLHTTSGEGTVFAVFADTLRSRNFARGFPVPAVLGLEEQLEGTLVDYVGSLGHVAVGLEGGQHDDPESIENLASAVWLALGKLEMLSSGARPLAADAHRRLRRAADEVPRIVEVTYRHALESNCGFRMEPGFRSFHPVGRGQVVARDRSGAVRVPEDGFLLMPLYQAQGDDGFFVVRRVRPIWLRVSAILRYFRLGRFAHWLPGVSRFKDNRHILEVDRRVARWYSLEVLHLLGFRRRSEEGSTLIVEASARLQIERARPS
- a CDS encoding VWA domain-containing protein, with product MSLSVESYWPLLLIPAVLFLFWVRRRTETSLSRRHLAALTLVRAAVASMLLLTLMRPHLNRPSTDISAIFVVDVSRSIAPEFLSAAIQWCADAVATGRPAHARFIGFAGDAAIVERADELGRIAVYDGASVERGANGTQGVIDQSRTNIERALRQAMGSFAPHSLKRLVLVTDGHETEGDLSSVLPELEADAVRVFTMPAAARSEGDSWIERIEVPEGLRAKEMAEVGVLVFSRVPKEATVGLETPSARLAEKSLTLPPGFSRVSFEVQLPDEGIVDLLARIDTASDPFPVNDQRLQTVSVGPAARILYVEGHPPSAPYFRNALESAGFEVVLVPGVSFARSGLSLGEFDAIVLSDVSAGSLDERIMLELESYVRDQDGGLIFAAGETSYGEKGYSDTIVERVLPVQFRVEEKWKDLSLVVVLDKSYSMYGRKIALAKEATKAALDLLEDTHRFGVVTFDWNPYTTIPLQMASNKEWIKEGISRIQASAQTNIYPALERAYEQLIESPSKVKHVILLSDGKTYPDDYEELVKRMVEDEITVSTVAVGEEADQELLAAIADWGSGRSYFILDAEKVQQIFIEETQIALEATLVEEAFKPVLKREIEALKDVDFDEAPSLRGYVSTLPKEGAEVVLEARDEDPLLARWHYGMGRAVMFTSDVKNRWATDWLAWEGYGRFWAQIVRETMRRQHGAEVDFRVERKGDAAEIDLSVVDENGEYPKDLEPVIRVSGPSRDVSTVRMRQTAPGQYHASVAVSVSAEAPWRFELSEDGLSPDLAAKVGGTRSVSYSYPDEYRFYPPDLEKLETIARETGGQFQPEAADIFSDFGERARVPTDLWPITALLGLLLYLLDIAMRRVPWLWQRLTD